A genomic window from Quercus lobata isolate SW786 chromosome 10, ValleyOak3.0 Primary Assembly, whole genome shotgun sequence includes:
- the LOC115962822 gene encoding uncharacterized protein LOC115962822 isoform X2 yields MQDPKNSNTRKPWYQRAIGMATLWRSMSKSTAVPSTNATIWKTITNSTEIPAANSNRNKLRKCTSLKVATSFTRVCLCAPISSYTEIFRADVPPRRSNSYPRSKPLIPTAQERIPSARLSVEGRRVFRGKSLTDDVLMRRFVVEEEAMMQIRRRNQMELIRKRSIMRRKNLGPSPLSRMVLAEEEQDNN; encoded by the exons ATGCAAGATCCAAAGAACTCAAACACAAG GAAGCCTTGGTATCAAAGAGCAATTGGGATGGCCACTCTATGGAGAAGCATGTCCAAGTCCACGGCAGTTCCTTCAACAAATGCTACAATATGGAAAACCATTACCAATTCCACAGAAATTCCGGCGGCGAATTCCAATAGAAACAAGCTAAGAAAATGTACCTCTTTGAAGGTTGCCACATCGTTTACTCGAGTTTGTCTTTGTGCACCAATCTCTTCCTACACTGAGATTTTCCGAGCTGATGTTCCACCAAGAAGAAGCAATAGTTACCCAAGATCAAAGCCATTAATTCCCACAGCACAAGAGAGAATTCCTAGTGCAAGACTTAGTGTGGAAGGGAGAAGAGTTTTTCGGGGCAAGTCGTTGACTGATGATGTTTTAATGAGGAGATTTGTTGTTGAAGAAGAAGCAATGATGCAAATTAGAAGGAGGAATCAAATGGAATTGATAAGGAAGAGGAGTATTATGAGAAGGAAGAACCTTGGGCCTAGTCCTCTTAGTAGAATGGTTTTGGCAGAGGAGGAACAAGATAATAATTAG
- the LOC115962822 gene encoding uncharacterized protein LOC115962822 isoform X1, with protein MHEHDMHFVRNRKPWYQRAIGMATLWRSMSKSTAVPSTNATIWKTITNSTEIPAANSNRNKLRKCTSLKVATSFTRVCLCAPISSYTEIFRADVPPRRSNSYPRSKPLIPTAQERIPSARLSVEGRRVFRGKSLTDDVLMRRFVVEEEAMMQIRRRNQMELIRKRSIMRRKNLGPSPLSRMVLAEEEQDNN; from the coding sequence ATGCATGAGCATGACATGCACTTCGTACGTAATAGGAAGCCTTGGTATCAAAGAGCAATTGGGATGGCCACTCTATGGAGAAGCATGTCCAAGTCCACGGCAGTTCCTTCAACAAATGCTACAATATGGAAAACCATTACCAATTCCACAGAAATTCCGGCGGCGAATTCCAATAGAAACAAGCTAAGAAAATGTACCTCTTTGAAGGTTGCCACATCGTTTACTCGAGTTTGTCTTTGTGCACCAATCTCTTCCTACACTGAGATTTTCCGAGCTGATGTTCCACCAAGAAGAAGCAATAGTTACCCAAGATCAAAGCCATTAATTCCCACAGCACAAGAGAGAATTCCTAGTGCAAGACTTAGTGTGGAAGGGAGAAGAGTTTTTCGGGGCAAGTCGTTGACTGATGATGTTTTAATGAGGAGATTTGTTGTTGAAGAAGAAGCAATGATGCAAATTAGAAGGAGGAATCAAATGGAATTGATAAGGAAGAGGAGTATTATGAGAAGGAAGAACCTTGGGCCTAGTCCTCTTAGTAGAATGGTTTTGGCAGAGGAGGAACAAGATAATAATTAG